The following nucleotide sequence is from Harmonia axyridis chromosome 5, icHarAxyr1.1, whole genome shotgun sequence.
CTTACCAAAAAATTTAGAACATTGTACTGAGTCTGGTCTGATAAAAAGGGCAGTGTCAGTCGAAGATCTTTCAAATGTGCAACGTGATAAACCATTACAAGCTTCGAAAAAATCTGTCACTAAAATTTTAGGTCTGTTTAAAAAATACgaagaatctgaaaataaaaaaaatgagaaaatcgtGAAAAAGAAAAAGGTTAAAACCAAAACTGAATCTAAATCTAAAACTTCGTCAAATTCCCTTGAAATTAATAATGATATAAAAactaatattgatgaaaaagctAAAAAAGCACAAAAGGAAGAAATTACCGTTGATATCCCTAAGCCTACTACATCTGAATCGGTGGATGAAGTTCAAGAGTCTGGAAAAACTAGATGTGTTGATGAAGTTAAAGTTACAACTAGAGAACTCAAGCCAAGGCAATCGAAATTGCCGGTAACTTCATTCAGAAGAAGTTTGAATCTGGATAATGTAGGACAAGATTCATCAAAGCCTGCTATAGAAAGTGAAATAGGAAGAGAGAAAAAAGACAATGATAAACCGGATAAAGAAAGTCTGAGGTTAGATTTTTCCAAGATTAGAGGAAGTAAAACAGAACCTGGGATATCGGAACACATGCCTTCAACTAGTTACGAATATAGTAGAGGAGTAGAGCATAAGAGAAATTCATTTGGTACTGCACATAGTTCTCATTATCTCTCACCTTCAGACGATATGAGCTGTGATTCTTGGTCAATTTGCTCCGATGCCCATTCACCTTTATCACCTAATGGTCAGATCTATTCGGGTGATGAAAGTGAATCCGTGATTGATAGAATTAGACGAAAAAGTTTTTATACAAGATTTAACGAAAAGAAAAAGCCGCATACTAAAAGTTTCATCAAAAGTTACAGAGATTTAGACTTGTACAAAGATTTAGGACTGAGGGCACCTAATAACTATGGATCTTTAGATCGCAAATCATATAATTACGATAAGTTTGATCGTATTTCTAATCATAACCATTCAACCACCCAAATAAAGAAAGAATATAGACCTTACAATAGAAGTGCTTCAGTTTTGAATGATTATGTCAACGTAGTGGGTCAATACCAACCGTATAATTCGAAATTGAACTATACATCAAGTTTATATTCGGATTCTGAAAGTACTTTGGATGAAGACAATTCAGCTGCAAAATTGAGGTAAGTTACACTCATGTAGTTTCAATCACAATTACActtcatcaaaaaataaaaggCGCTCTTTAAGATGAAGAAatacttttattgaaattgaataaagcTCATTCATTTCTCTCAAAGACAGTTCTGTATCGATCCTATAAATATCTCCTGTTGAACTTTATGAAACTAGTAAACAAACTATTAATTtccaatataaatttcaaattttacctgatcaataatgaatattaagacttcaaacaaaaaattggttTGATAAGTATCTAAAAGCCTTAGACTCAAGGTGGGAATAGATTCAACTTTGGTGCtctttttttaatcaaatcgtgTTTAACATATATTAGAGCCATTTACTGAGCATTGCTTTAATTATCTGCAGGAACAGTTCTCTGTTGAAGCCATCAACATTTCACAGATTGGCATCCAAGTCTCCCAGCAGTGAGAGAATACACATTGAGACATCCACATCTTCTGTAGTTCCTCCTTCAACTAACTTCACCAGACTACATTGATGCTGATCATTGGATAAAGTTTGTTGACTATGAGCAATTATcaaaagtatattttttcatttatcaccattattttgatttatttcctCTATTTATCTTTTTTTCACAAACTCATCCTTTGAGTTTCAGAATTCTATGTAGTGCCAAATgtataatattcaatgaatgtTTGATATATGACAGTTAAACTTATTTTTTtagtaaatatttatttacaattatAGAAAGGATTCATTCATGTCTTGATGTTTTTCATTGACTTTCATTTTGTTCCTACATATTCCTCCTTTGAAGTAAACATCGAGAAACTATGTTTAAAATGTAATTAATCCAAATGTACACTGCTGCTCTTGAAAAGTTATGTTTAATCACTGCCATCTTTAGTATTTGCTTGATTTTCGTTCAGAAAAAGCTATATTTGAATTAACATAAAATTATTTAGgttttgtaattatttatttcaaacagtATGTATACATTCTTAAttggaatttcatttttcaaattgaaatactcCTTGGCAGCATATTATTTAATCCACTATATTTTCTTCGTGGGTGCCCTTACTGTACTTCATCCCAAAGAAGTTAATGagaaataaaaagatttcttTTATCTGTGAATATTTATCCTCAGTTGAATACATTGAACTGTGCGATGTTTTACATTTTAGTTACACTTATACTCATCtaaattgagattttttcaaattatttcataaatagttattaaatatttatgctttatttatacagagtgtccctTTTCTGTTATTGAAGTGTATGTAAATGTTGTTTGCTTTTTTTAatctaaaaaatttatttattaagtttaTCTTGTTTGcagttttagttatttatttcaagtACTTATTTATGGATAATTTTTGGATTGAATACAAAATATGATGCGAAAATTAATACCTTCACATTAAAATACTgttaaatatttgatattttaataATCAGTTGAACTTGAAGATCTTCTCACAATGACACCTCCTTACTCCTGTTAGTTTTTTGTAGAGAACGATTTAAGTTGAGTTTGTGTGAATTGTTAGAATCCTGTATGttgaatttgagattttatagaaaataaaagatatattttaatttatggtTTTTTATTCATCGTAGACAaaccattttcaattactcAAATACATTAAATTTTGCATTAATTGGCAAATATTATTTTGTCATATGCAAAACTAATTGCTCTTCATGTTTACGAGATTTTTCACAAATCGTATTACACAAATTATAACTATGTATAGGTCTTCATATACGAGATGTAATTCATTAGTTTGTAGTCTCCAAGGATGCAATTGGCATATGAATGCTCAAAGCTGTTGACTTCAAGTCTatgtattatttcaaattctgcttgaattttatatggttctAACGAGGCCATCAActcaaaattttttaagaagcTTGGAATTGATATTTTATATCAACATCCAATCAACTCTATCGGTTCTGTGATCATGGAAAAATAAGGTGATTTTTTCGATAtgcttttttaattttctatgcaATCAACTCGAAATTCGCATGAGCCTTCAAATTGTCCTACatacaaatgcaaattttcatcttgatcaAACCTGCAGGTTCAAAATTAACAGGAATACAACATTTCGAacagccatatttacggaacccctactCGAATTTTGTCCATTAACGAAATAAGTCGAATCTTAACCATTCCCTGTACAAAATCCGAAAATTCAGACATTGATATAGCGATCTGCTCAAAAatgcaaacaaaaaatttttaaaagaaaCTGAGATACGTTTCATATGACTTAAACTACCAATGGCTCACCTCAAAAAAACTATCTCAGAAAGAACCAGTTATCATTCCTTTTCGTTTGTTCTTAAAACTTAGGAACACCCTGGATGTGAGAAATGAcgttacatcacataaaaaattacaaacgtgaatgttttttttttacaatatttctatttttcaagACCAGGTTTTCAGGAAGGTATGCAAAAgattcgtttattatttcatcatttcacaGATGACCTAACAATGAAAAGTTTTCAGCAGTAGTATGTTATTCTTAATTTTAGTTAGTTTTTCCCGCCtattaaaaattttgtgaacGAAATAGAAACTGAATATCCAATAAATCAAAAGCAACAGGTTATCCCTGCATTCAATATCATTTGGTGCCTGGTACAAACCTTGACACATTTCCTGAACTACCCTGACCTGATATTGATTCAATTTACACAGTTACTTGAAGATGTAAAATAACATGGGAGCATGTAACTGCAAAGTAAAATATAAATGCAGGAAAAAAAGCAATAATGAACAAGTAGGATCGACCCTAGATAGAGTAATCAGTCAGTCTTCCAATGAAGATCAGTGTTTGTTATACAAATTAGCTAATTACAAAAAGGGTAAGGCGTATAGCAGAAACCTAAAAGCTTTCTACAATAAAACTGAGATTTTTCTAGGTGGCGAATTAATAGATGCGTATAATATCGGAGGGCTGATAGAAGTTGAGAAATTAATACGAGAACAATTCGGCCAATTGATGTATCAAGATGGAAAGGGTCAAATTATAAATAGATCTGAATATCTAAGGTGGAAATTCAGAGATCACGACCAAGTGACTCTGCCTATTGAAGCATCTTTAAGTAGATTTGATCCTTTGGGTAAATGGGCAGACCATGAAGCTTGCTGGCAAATGCAATATAGGGGATCTCTTGGAGAATCTTTGTTGCATGTTCTAATAATATGCGACACTAAAATTCACACCAGATTGGCTAGAACTCTCATCAGATGTTTTCCTAAGTTAGCTGTTGATGTTGTAGAGGGTGAGGAATATTTAGGTAAGAGTCATACTAGGAGGAAACCCTTCAACCACATACCCACGTTATTAAGGTGAAAACAATTTCGTAATACTAAGATTCTATTGAAGTTCATTTAATTCTGTTGCTACCATATATTCATTATACCAATTTGAACAACAGATCTATGAATTTAAAAGTTAAAAAACACGGAtcaatcattaaaaattcgTTCTAAACTCCAAAAATCTCAGgattgaaaacttcaaaaattttttttgtactgCAGTCCTACcacatttgaaacaaaaatacaACGAATATCCCCAGATTCACACTCATTCACAGCATATATAAAATcaatttctagaattttcttcaaatgagttGAGATATTCTAGAAATAAAACGCCCTTGTATAGCAATGTTTTTTAAGTAACTTTCTTTCAATACAGGTGCTAGTGCGTTGCATCTAGCTATAGCCTATAGCAACAACGAATTGGTGCAAGATTTAGTTGAAGCTGGTGCCAATGTAAACCAAAGAGCTATAGGTTTGTTACAAATAGCAACCCTTTCCCACCTCCAttactatatttttttcagggaGTTTTTTCCTTCCTAGGGACCAGCAGAAACCTAAGCCTGCCAAAAACACAGAGTATGAAGGTTTAGCATATCTTGGAGAGTATCCCTTAGCATGGGCTGCATGTTGTGCCAATGAAAGTGTATATAATTTACTTTTAGATAGTGGTGCAAACCCAGATTTACAAGACAATTTCGGAAATATGATATTACATATGGTTGTGGTTTGTGACAAGTTGGTAAGTGATTATAGATCAGGTTGTGCAACATATGCTTATGATTCCCCTGTAATTTGGTAGGACATGTTTGGATATGCTTTGCGACATCCAAAGTTACCCGCTAGTAATGGTATTGTGAATAATGCTGGGCTAACTCCATTGACATTAGCTTGTAAGCTAGGTGAGAAATCAAGGAGAATGTGTTTATATGGTTTAATGTTGGTTTGCGCTTTTAGGTAGAGCAGAAGTTTTCAGGGAAATGTTAGAACTGAGTGCTAAAGAATTTTGGAGGTACAGTAACATTACATGCTCAGCATATACTTTGAATGCTCTAGATACCTTACTTCCGAATGGTTCAACAAGTAGGTGATGAAGTcactaataataattaatataatattgaaGCTAAATCTATGTTATTACTTCAGATTGGAATTCAGCGCTATTTATCATTCTAAACGGAACTAAGGAAGAACATTTAGATATGTTAGATGGAGGGATAATTCAAAGATTATTGGAAGAAAAATGGAAAACATTTGCCAGGGTATGAAAGCGGTTTTtactaaaattaaaataattgaacTAATTCATTTTCAGAACCAATTTTTGAAAAGATTACTTATTTTAATTCTTCATCTTGTGTTATTATCATTAGCTATTTACTTAAGACCTGATGATCCTGACGAGTCTTTGTTAGGATGGAGTGATGAACCTCAAGTTATTTCTAGGTAATAATTATGTAATATTGTATTTAATGAGGTATCCTTCATTGTACACAATAAATTAATGCCCTATATCCTTTAAGGgtgataaaattgaataatctaatttatttcagatatGTGTGTGAGATCGGTACAATCTTAGGGGTTTTAAGCTATGTAATTCTGCAACAAGGTGACGAAATTAGAAATCAAGGTTTTTGGACATTCCTAAAGCAGCAAGTAGGTCTTCTTCACACCAGAGTgtttcatatttaaaaattGTCTTTTCAGTCAAATTCACcaccaaaaataatatttttgatatcgAATCTTGCAATTTTGGCTTGCATTCCCTTAAGAATATATGGAGATAAAAATACCGAAGAAGCAATATTGGGTTTTGCAGTACCCGGATCATGGTTTCTACTTATGTTTTTTGCAGGGTAATATTGGagatgaataatttttaattgtatttatgtttgattttttttttcagagcagTACGTTTAACAGGTCCATTTGTGACTATGATCTACAGTATGATCACTGGTGATATGTTAACATTTGGAATCATCTACATTATTGTTCTTTTTGGATTTTCGCAgtcattttattttctgtaCAAAGGATTTCCTAGTGTTAAATCGACTCTTTATGAAACATATGCTACAACATGGATGGCTTTATTTCAAATTACCTTAGGAAATTATGATGTTAGTCAAACATATCACTAAAAAAATAGATGTTAAATTTGTATGTTTTAGTATCAAGAGTTATCTCTAACAACCTATCCTGGTATCAGTAAAACAGTATTTGCGTTATTTATGGTATTTGTTCCTATCTTATTATTGAACATGTTGATTGCAATGATGGGAAATACCTATGCCCATGTTATAGAACAAAGTGAGAAAGAATGGATGAAGCAGGTTAGTGAATCCTATAAATTTAAGTTTATTTTTTGATGTGTCTAATTTTAGTGGGCTAAAATTGTAATTGCATTAGAAAGAGCTATTCCACAATCAGATGCTCATCATTATTTACAAGAATACAGTATATCTTTAGGGCCAAGTGAAATACCTGGTACTGAACAGCGTGGTGTGATGGTGATCAAGTCTAAGAGTAAGACAAGAGCCAAACAAAGGAAAGGTGCTGTAGCAAACTGGAAGGTATCACCCAATTCAACAtttgtcataaaaatttcaaacaattctttttTAGAGAGTGGGAAAAGTAACTATAAATGCATTAAAGAAGAAGGGACTTACAGGGGAAGAAATGAGAAATCTAATGTGGGGTAGAGAATCGATAAATACAccgataaaattgaaaaagtgaGTTAAAAAATTAATGCACTATAAAATTATTACCGAAATTCATTTGAAGCACTAAACAAGCTGTCAAAAACAATCGTCCTGCTAATCTAGGAGCTTTTGGAGAAGCTTTATCTTCTGCTCTGGATGTGATGGCATTtacaaatgatttgaatataGCTAATGGAACAGTTGGGTCGAATATGCAAAATGATATAAGATCTTCGTCTAATCAAAATGAACAGGTAATATTGAATTCACAAGAAGAATATGTTATATGAATTATTTCCAGGTACAGATTAAAATGTGGACAGACAATCCGAATTTACCTGAAAATACCTTACAACCAACAGGTATGATCTTGTTTTTCCAAATATACaagttaataaaatttttatacccttctttatattttatttggttCTTAATGgtcatttgaattgaaattttttaatttttcggaaattatgttccaaaaaaatgtttcatcatgaaataacattttttatatCTTTCAGATAATTCCAGTACATTGTGTTTCAATGCAGGAGCTCCAATGTTGCCAAATGTGGATCAATTTCAAGGTTCAAAAAGCaacattgaacaaaacgaaAGGACAATGCTTCAGACAATACCAGAAATCAATTTTAATACTGCACCACTTCTTCCAAATAAAAAGAACGATCCTCTAAGACTGCTGGTTATATATTCAGAAGATCCCAAATGTGATGCAGAAGTACTTAAACAACTTGCTTTTGCTGCAGCAAACTTGTCAGGTATCGATAAAGTATCCACTAAGCGAGAAGTAGGTGTTAAAGTATTAGCAGGAATATTTGCTGGAACAGAAGAATTTGTCAGAAAAGTTGAACAAACAGTGAAAAATACGTATTCTATTCTTGATCCTAGTGATAGTGATGGTATAGGAGGTAATTGTTGTATCaagtataaaaaattttttgtcaatgAAAAATGTCAACTTTTAGGAACAAAAATCCTTGGACAGATATCCAGAAATAGGAGAGCAAAATCAGCAAACAAAAGACTTTCTGCAAAATTGAAAGAAGACAAGCAGAAACTGATGAGTAGCTCAGATTCAAGCTCAGTTGATACATTAAATGTAGAAGACAGTAAAGCATCAATGGACTTAGAGTGCGCTGAAGAAAAAGTCAATAATACTAACGAATTGAGCACACCTAGAGAAGTTACCTTGTATGAAGAGCCATTGTGAGATTGGGCTTTCAAGTTGTTCATTCATTCAATATCTTACTCTTAAATTTTAGGTCTACAGCAATCTCTGAAGCAGGGCTGATACAAGAATTAGGAGAAGGTCATCCTAGTCAATCAGGAAACACAACATCAATCAAGAAGAAACGGCCAAAAACAGGAGTGAAACATAATAAGtaatataaaattatatcaatctacattaaataaaaaattccatttcAGAGTGTCTCCTGTAGATAAGAGAGCTCTCAAATCGGCTAGTAAACCATTGAACTCCGATAGATCTGAATCGCCAGATCCACTAGAACCATGGAGTACAAGAAAAATCGCCAATATGAACAAAATATTGGCTTGGGAAAATGAACATGATAGCATGTAGCACTTCCAAATtgcttttttatttcaaaatcaaatttttatgatcATACAAC
It contains:
- the LOC123680782 gene encoding uncharacterized protein LOC123680782, yielding MGACNCKVKYKCRKKSNNEQVGSTLDRVISQSSNEDQCLLYKLANYKKGGELIDAYNIGGLIEVEKLIREQFGQLMYQDGKGQIINRSEYLRWKFRDHDQVTLPIEASLSRFDPLGKWADHEACWQMQYRGSLGESLLHVLIICDTKIHTRLARTLIRCFPKLAVDVVEGEEYLGASALHLAIAYSNNELVQDLVEAGANVNQRAIGSFFLPRDQQKPKPAKNTEYEGLAYLGEYPLAWAACCANESVYNLLLDSGANPDLQDNFGNMILHMVVVCDKLDMFGYALRHPKLPASNGIVNNAGLTPLTLACKLGRAEVFREMLELSAKEFWRYSNITCSAYTLNALDTLLPNGSTNWNSALFIILNGTKEEHLDMLDGGIIQRLLEEKWKTFARNQFLKRLLILILHLVLLSLAIYLRPDDPDESLLGWSDEPQVISRYVCEIGTILGVLSYVILQQGDEIRNQGFWTFLKQQSNSPPKIIFLISNLAILACIPLRIYGDKNTEEAILGFAVPGSWFLLMFFAGAVRLTGPFVTMIYSMITGDMLTFGIIYIIVLFGFSQSFYFLYKGFPSVKSTLYETYATTWMALFQITLGNYDYQELSLTTYPGISKTVFALFMVFVPILLLNMLIAMMGNTYAHVIEQSEKEWMKQWAKIVIALERAIPQSDAHHYLQEYSISLGPSEIPGTEQRGVMVIKSKSKTRAKQRKGAVANWKRVGKVTINALKKKGLTGEEMRNLMWGRESINTPIKLKNTKQAVKNNRPANLGAFGEALSSALDVMAFTNDLNIANGTVGSNMQNDIRSSSNQNEQVQIKMWTDNPNLPENTLQPTDNSSTLCFNAGAPMLPNVDQFQGSKSNIEQNERTMLQTIPEINFNTAPLLPNKKNDPLRLLVIYSEDPKCDAEVLKQLAFAAANLSGIDKVSTKREVGVKVLAGIFAGTEEFVRKVEQTVKNTYSILDPSDSDGIGGTKILGQISRNRRAKSANKRLSAKLKEDKQKLMSSSDSSSVDTLNVEDSKASMDLECAEEKVNNTNELSTPREVTLYEEPLSTAISEAGLIQELGEGHPSQSGNTTSIKKKRPKTGVKHNKVSPVDKRALKSASKPLNSDRSESPDPLEPWSTRKIANMNKILAWENEHDSM